Proteins found in one Clostridium kluyveri DSM 555 genomic segment:
- a CDS encoding SLAP domain-containing protein translates to MAEDVKMELSLAQGHGDIISNVQKEIMEEELSEMNPIKENDINISTVYVFDDGEELEAKVYFRNGLNRDINFEFVPLILLNAQNEEIASKTFNLKNMGNIPSGGARPWKIHFDKKLVKMEKFQDQQCKIVFNSRVKAVNYADIEYEEIPKGFERFSNVFEKFLYELPGIEKGQLSISTFDIIHGADGKIIITLVIRNSTNKDVGLQEIPITIKDEQNNIVASSKFSLDGFMVKSMKARICNLAIETDMKIDDAVSVKDKWKMIFQ, encoded by the coding sequence ATGGCTGAAGATGTAAAAATGGAATTATCCCTAGCACAAGGGCATGGAGATATAATATCCAATGTTCAAAAAGAGATAATGGAGGAAGAACTTTCTGAAATGAATCCCATAAAAGAAAATGACATAAACATATCTACAGTTTATGTCTTTGATGATGGAGAAGAACTAGAAGCTAAAGTATATTTTAGAAATGGATTAAATAGGGATATAAACTTTGAGTTTGTTCCATTAATCTTATTGAATGCCCAAAATGAGGAAATTGCCAGTAAAACTTTTAACTTAAAAAATATGGGAAATATTCCTTCAGGTGGAGCAAGACCTTGGAAAATTCATTTTGATAAGAAGTTAGTGAAAATGGAAAAATTTCAGGATCAGCAGTGTAAAATAGTATTTAATTCTAGGGTAAAAGCTGTAAATTACGCTGATATAGAGTATGAAGAAATTCCAAAGGGATTTGAAAGATTTAGTAATGTTTTTGAGAAATTCTTATATGAACTTCCTGGAATAGAAAAGGGACAGTTAAGTATATCCACTTTTGATATAATTCATGGTGCAGATGGCAAAATTATTATAACACTTGTAATAAGAAATTCAACAAATAAAGATGTAGGATTGCAAGAGATTCCTATAACAATCAAAGATGAACAAAATAACATAGTAGCTTCAAGCAAATTTTCTCTAGATGGCTTTATGGTTAAATCCATGAAAGCTAGAATATGTAATTTAGCTATTGAAACTGATATGAAAATAGACGATGCTGTAAGTGTTAAGGATAAATGGAAGATGATTTTTCAGTAA
- a CDS encoding transposase: MAQSCMKTAIAKYKTNKSNGHDFTLVQFENLEYDLVWNRDYSLNKNIFSINSLQGRLKIPYQSKGMEKYFDGSYSFGTAKLVYKFNKYFLHIPVTKDYPQTTPFEINKIVGIDLGINFLATTYDSFGKATFYQGRHIKAKRGHYKILRKQLQECGSKSAKRRIKSIGSRENRYVSDINHQITKSLVDKYGTNTLFVLEDLTNVRTATEKVTINNRYVSVSWAFYQFRQLLEYKAQMNGSIVMAVNPKYTSQTCPKCGHIEKANRDKKNHIFKCKNCSYQSNDDRIGAINLWRKGIEYIEQSFKEHSE, encoded by the coding sequence ATGGCTCAAAGTTGTATGAAAACTGCTATTGCTAAATATAAAACCAATAAGTCAAATGGACATGATTTTACCTTAGTGCAGTTTGAGAACTTAGAATATGACCTTGTTTGGAATCGAGATTATTCTCTAAATAAAAATATATTCTCTATTAATAGTCTACAAGGTAGACTAAAAATCCCCTACCAATCTAAAGGCATGGAAAAGTATTTTGATGGTTCTTATAGTTTTGGTACTGCTAAATTAGTATATAAATTTAATAAATACTTTTTGCACATACCAGTGACTAAAGACTATCCTCAAACCACGCCTTTTGAAATTAACAAAATTGTAGGCATTGACCTCGGCATAAATTTTCTAGCTACTACTTATGACAGCTTTGGTAAAGCTACATTCTACCAAGGTAGACATATAAAAGCCAAAAGAGGTCATTATAAAATTCTAAGAAAACAGCTTCAAGAATGTGGCAGTAAATCAGCAAAGCGTAGAATTAAATCTATAGGTTCAAGAGAAAACCGTTATGTATCTGACATAAACCACCAGATAACAAAGTCACTCGTTGACAAGTACGGAACAAATACCTTGTTTGTACTTGAAGATTTAACTAACGTTAGAACTGCTACTGAAAAAGTAACTATCAATAATAGGTATGTTTCTGTATCCTGGGCTTTCTATCAATTTAGGCAACTATTGGAATATAAAGCACAAATGAATGGCTCAATAGTTATGGCAGTCAATCCTAAATATACAAGTCAAACTTGCCCTAAATGTGGGCATATTGAAAAAGCTAATAGAGATAAGAAAAACCATATCTTTAAGTGCAAAAATTGCAGCTATCAGTCAAATGATGATAGAATCGGAGCAATAAATCTTTGGAGAAAAGGCATTGAATATATTGAACAATCCTTCAAAGAACATAGTGAGTAA
- a CDS encoding PocR ligand-binding domain-containing protein produces the protein MIRILNGGELDLSVLEIKDVLDIDMLQKFQDNFAESMNIASVTVDRNGNPVTRPSSYTSLCQYTHSTKIGDDRCAESHKRGGEEATRTKKPYIYKCHAGLIDFAAPITIEGESIGTILGGQILYEKPEKSEFRKIAKEIGFNEDRYLEALEQIKIIEEKNVKAAAELLYVVANYLSKIGYEQIKHNSQSRDKITSIAEVLNNSFRQISTTMEELAVSSVDVTNNQHVLAQNINNINEISEGINNILNSIKNIADKTKMLGLNAAIEAARAGESGKGFGVVANEIRTLSESSKETTQKIVSLTDRIQSAVAKALNESESTLKTTENQSSSIEEVTGNVEELSGLVEELNNIISV, from the coding sequence ATGATTAGAATATTAAATGGCGGAGAGCTTGATTTAAGTGTACTTGAGATCAAGGATGTACTGGATATTGACATGTTACAAAAATTTCAGGATAATTTTGCGGAAAGTATGAATATAGCCAGTGTAACTGTAGATAGAAATGGCAATCCTGTAACAAGACCAAGTTCCTATACAAGCCTTTGCCAGTATACCCATTCAACCAAAATAGGAGATGACAGATGTGCAGAATCCCATAAAAGGGGTGGAGAAGAAGCCACAAGAACAAAGAAACCATACATATATAAATGTCATGCAGGGTTGATAGATTTTGCAGCACCTATTACTATAGAAGGAGAATCCATAGGCACAATTTTAGGAGGACAAATACTATATGAAAAACCTGAAAAATCGGAATTCAGGAAAATTGCAAAAGAAATAGGGTTTAATGAGGACAGATATCTGGAGGCTTTAGAACAAATTAAAATTATAGAAGAGAAAAATGTAAAGGCTGCAGCAGAGCTTCTTTATGTTGTGGCAAATTATCTGTCAAAAATTGGTTATGAACAGATTAAACATAATTCACAATCTAGGGATAAAATTACTTCAATTGCGGAAGTACTAAATAACAGCTTTAGACAGATATCTACTACCATGGAGGAACTTGCAGTGTCTTCCGTTGATGTAACAAATAACCAGCATGTACTTGCCCAGAACATAAATAATATAAATGAGATCTCTGAAGGTATAAATAACATATTGAATTCCATAAAAAACATAGCGGATAAAACCAAGATGCTTGGTTTAAATGCAGCTATAGAAGCTGCCAGGGCTGGAGAATCAGGAAAGGGATTTGGGGTAGTGGCAAATGAAATAAGAACATTATCTGAAAGCTCCAAAGAAACAACACAAAAGATTGTATCCCTTACAGACAGGATACAATCAGCTGTTGCCAAAGCTCTCAATGAATCAGAATCCACCCTTAAAACTACAGAAAATCAATCCTCCTCGATAGAGGAAGTCACAGGTAATGTAGAAGAGCTTTCAGGGCTGGTTGAGGAGCTGAACAATATTATAAGCGTATAA
- a CDS encoding Ig-like domain-containing protein produces MKLKHIFLVSIICILVYGIPVKAFDYDIKYMDSKSNIAQNKSWTIKFNKELNASTVIEQNIQVLDSDEQMVPITLSLSSDNLSITLSPDSNYEKGKTYTLCIKKSVTSKDGCQLLKEVRMEFTITNPDLVETVSKMDNIEAAVKTQPEKDLVADVKSVLIKKMNDPSKEIDTSSLKSQYDNLSETEKLDLQKVFLSNFSLDTLSEIMALFE; encoded by the coding sequence GTGAAACTAAAACATATTTTTCTAGTGTCTATAATTTGCATTTTAGTATATGGTATTCCCGTTAAGGCCTTTGACTATGATATAAAATACATGGATTCTAAATCCAACATAGCGCAGAATAAAAGCTGGACAATAAAATTTAATAAGGAATTGAACGCAAGTACTGTTATAGAACAAAACATACAGGTATTGGACAGTGATGAGCAGATGGTTCCAATTACATTGTCCTTGAGCAGTGATAACCTGTCTATAACTCTATCACCTGATTCAAATTATGAAAAGGGGAAAACCTATACCCTGTGTATAAAAAAATCAGTGACGAGTAAAGATGGCTGCCAGCTTCTAAAAGAAGTTAGAATGGAATTCACCATTACAAACCCGGATCTTGTGGAAACAGTGAGCAAAATGGATAATATTGAAGCTGCAGTTAAAACTCAGCCAGAAAAAGATCTGGTGGCGGATGTAAAGTCCGTACTTATAAAAAAGATGAATGACCCCTCTAAAGAGATAGATACTTCATCTCTTAAATCTCAGTACGATAATCTTTCAGAAACGGAAAAGTTGGATCTTCAAAAGGTTTTCTTAAGTAATTTTTCCTTAGATACATTATCAGAAATAATGGCTTTGTTTGAATGA
- a CDS encoding IS1634 family transposase codes for MFIREYKTKNKKNGNTYITHKLVEAYRVNTTVKQRIIMNLGTLSVPRSDWRKLAVILESRLSGQVCIFERDTNLNEIAAKAIEHHELIQDRNKSKTQRVQQSKIISIDIESLRTSKNRSLGPELVANSAWEQLQFEEILKDADINEKERAVAKAVIIGRLINPSTELDALDWINNRSSILELLPVHIDMLSKDAVYEITDKLFAHKDHIETSVRKKEEDLLKKSDTIFLFDLTNAYFKKSGKKNSITRHDVSKKKEFHCPLVTLTVCVNSLGFPIYSEIYDSNQSEPETLEDILYRLERKNTTLSVMKPTLIINRKIATKDNISLIKSKGYEYILIQQISGEEKYNKEFKNAKDTFEVIKSDRPNAYGELNNLYIKKIDLEETSRIICLNENRLQEYTSINVKKEEDFIEDIKKIENSINKGYLKVVEKVGERIEKLKQKYPSIAGYYDININLNEENKKVKEISWIKKPKKQEKDIFSECCVIETTLKKMDAKNIWDIYIMLKNVQYSFKTLKTDLGLIPIYHQKAERTKAHLFISVLAYHLLNSIEKRLKDNDDHRKWSTIMEQLSTHKRSTVIFTDEDNQIHHIRVSSMPESVHEEIYRLLNIEDITKRVYNLAGFRL; via the coding sequence ATGTTTATAAGAGAGTATAAAACTAAAAATAAAAAAAATGGCAATACATACATAACCCACAAATTGGTTGAGGCCTATCGTGTTAATACTACTGTAAAACAACGTATTATTATGAACCTTGGTACCCTGTCTGTTCCAAGATCAGATTGGCGAAAACTAGCTGTGATTTTAGAATCAAGACTTTCAGGGCAGGTATGTATATTTGAAAGGGATACCAATTTAAATGAAATAGCAGCAAAAGCCATAGAACATCATGAATTAATACAGGACAGAAATAAATCTAAAACTCAGAGAGTACAGCAAAGTAAAATAATTTCCATAGACATTGAATCCCTTAGAACAAGTAAAAATCGTTCATTGGGTCCTGAACTCGTGGCAAACTCAGCATGGGAACAGCTGCAATTTGAAGAGATATTAAAAGATGCTGATATAAATGAAAAAGAGAGAGCAGTGGCAAAAGCTGTTATTATAGGACGTCTCATTAATCCATCCACTGAATTGGATGCCTTAGACTGGATTAATAACCGTTCAAGTATACTTGAATTATTACCTGTGCATATTGACATGTTAAGCAAAGATGCTGTATACGAAATAACAGATAAATTATTTGCCCATAAAGATCACATAGAAACATCCGTAAGAAAAAAAGAAGAGGATTTACTTAAAAAATCAGATACAATATTTTTATTTGATCTCACTAACGCATATTTTAAAAAGAGTGGTAAAAAAAATTCTATAACACGCCATGATGTTTCAAAGAAAAAAGAGTTCCATTGTCCCCTGGTTACATTGACTGTATGTGTAAATAGTTTAGGATTTCCTATATATAGTGAAATTTATGATAGCAATCAGTCAGAGCCTGAAACTCTGGAGGATATTTTATATAGATTAGAACGCAAAAATACTACATTATCTGTAATGAAGCCCACCCTCATCATAAATAGAAAAATTGCCACCAAAGACAATATATCTTTGATAAAGAGTAAAGGTTATGAATACATATTAATACAACAAATCAGTGGGGAAGAAAAATATAATAAAGAATTTAAAAATGCAAAAGATACTTTTGAAGTAATTAAATCCGATAGACCTAATGCTTATGGTGAATTAAACAATTTATATATAAAAAAAATAGACCTTGAAGAAACAAGCAGAATCATTTGCTTAAATGAAAACAGATTACAGGAATATACATCAATAAACGTAAAGAAAGAAGAAGATTTCATTGAAGATATAAAAAAAATAGAAAACTCTATAAACAAAGGATACTTAAAGGTTGTGGAAAAAGTGGGGGAAAGAATAGAAAAATTAAAACAAAAATACCCATCTATAGCTGGATATTATGATATAAATATCAATCTTAATGAAGAAAATAAAAAAGTTAAAGAAATAAGCTGGATCAAAAAACCTAAAAAACAGGAAAAAGACATATTCTCTGAATGTTGTGTCATAGAAACAACTCTTAAGAAAATGGATGCAAAGAATATATGGGATATATACATTATGTTAAAAAATGTACAATATTCATTCAAAACATTAAAAACAGATTTAGGGCTGATACCAATATATCATCAGAAAGCCGAAAGGACAAAGGCACACTTATTTATATCGGTACTTGCATATCACCTATTAAATAGTATCGAAAAAAGATTAAAAGATAATGATGATCATAGAAAATGGTCAACTATAATGGAACAATTATCCACCCACAAAAGAAGCACTGTAATATTTACCGATGAAGATAATCAAATACATCATATCAGAGTTTCAAGTATGCCCGAGAGTGTACATGAAGAAATATATAGACTATTAAATATAGAGGATATTACTAAAAGAGTTTACAATCTGGCAGGGTTTAGATTGTAG
- a CDS encoding tyrosine-type recombinase/integrase: MILLKAAVNQYKKYLINTEKSKETITGYSNHLKRMESYLIEKFNYPPYLQDITLTNLEEYLDSQLARGLAQASRSKSYYIIRSFYNYCCRKELVEKNIALNLEPIKVKRKERTYLTKNEVIVLVQKMENELIKTIVMAIYHTGMRISECTNLKIKSVDFKNKVIHIIGGKGNKDRDIPISDTLNKILTKYIKNERLEVNSNYFFATKASGRISPQHINRQINETVKRLGWEKHVSAHILRHSFASKLIQQEVNLVKIQKLLGHSDLRVTSIYTHTSKEELRQAVNVI, encoded by the coding sequence ATGATACTTTTAAAGGCAGCAGTCAATCAATATAAAAAATACTTAATAAACACTGAAAAAAGCAAAGAAACAATAACAGGATACAGTAACCACCTTAAAAGAATGGAATCATATCTTATTGAGAAATTCAATTATCCTCCATATTTACAGGATATAACACTTACCAATCTTGAAGAATATTTGGACAGTCAATTAGCTCGAGGATTAGCTCAGGCAAGCAGAAGCAAAAGCTATTATATAATAAGATCTTTTTATAATTACTGCTGCAGAAAAGAGCTAGTTGAAAAAAACATAGCTCTAAATCTTGAACCAATAAAAGTAAAGAGGAAAGAAAGAACCTATCTGACTAAAAATGAAGTGATAGTTTTAGTACAAAAGATGGAAAATGAATTGATAAAAACAATAGTAATGGCAATATATCATACAGGCATGAGAATATCAGAATGCACTAATTTAAAGATTAAAAGTGTAGATTTTAAAAATAAAGTAATACATATAATTGGGGGGAAAGGAAATAAAGACAGGGATATTCCAATAAGTGACACACTAAATAAAATTCTAACAAAGTATATTAAAAATGAAAGGCTGGAGGTAAATAGTAACTACTTTTTCGCAACTAAAGCTTCAGGAAGAATTTCACCCCAGCATATTAATAGACAGATAAACGAAACAGTTAAAAGGCTTGGATGGGAAAAACACGTATCCGCTCACATTTTAAGACACAGTTTTGCATCAAAACTAATTCAGCAGGAAGTCAATCTGGTTAAAATTCAAAAACTACTGGGACATTCAGACCTGAGAGTAACATCAATTTACACACATACCAGTAAAGAAGAATTAAGACAAGCTGTAAATGTAATTTAA